From Halococcus salsus, one genomic window encodes:
- a CDS encoding ArsR/SmtB family transcription factor, with translation MSDDLASVAAVLDDEYARTILEAARDEPRSADELSEACDASPSTVYRRIERLEATGLLADRQRIDPDGHHHKVYVSRLTRVTVDLGEDGFACTVERDRDPDEDAVDRFTRLYEGFK, from the coding sequence GTGAGTGACGACCTCGCGTCCGTGGCGGCGGTGCTCGACGACGAGTACGCCCGGACGATCCTCGAAGCCGCCCGCGACGAGCCGCGGTCGGCCGACGAACTCAGCGAGGCCTGCGATGCCTCGCCCTCGACGGTCTACCGTCGGATCGAACGGCTGGAGGCCACCGGCCTCCTCGCCGACCGCCAGCGAATCGACCCCGACGGCCACCACCACAAGGTCTACGTCAGCCGACTGACCCGGGTCACGGTCGACCTCGGCGAGGACGGCTTCGCGTGTACGGTCGAGCGCGACCGGGATCCCGACGAGGACGCCGTCGACCGATTCACGCGGCTCTACGAGGGGTTCAAATGA
- a CDS encoding sensor domain-containing protein, with amino-acid sequence MGSTEGGYVLDGTVRAVVWTVFGVPFRRQTYRNLSYLALAFPLGLVYFVLFAVGLSLGVGLAVVVVGVPLLVGMLGLATGLASVERWLATVLLGIEVPTRDRESPDSVRGWLRRLVVSLGPWKAVVYLVTKLFVGVAAYTVVMSLSVTGVSMLAVPLVYNQPGVYVGVVSDAPVRYHPALSVGWDRLLVGLDGVVTLSAWRIDTLAEALAVAGLGVVVVCCSLHVLNALAQLSGWWTQLLLGTREGA; translated from the coding sequence ATGGGTTCGACGGAGGGCGGATACGTGCTCGACGGGACCGTCCGCGCGGTGGTGTGGACGGTCTTTGGCGTCCCGTTCAGACGACAGACCTACCGGAACCTCTCGTATCTCGCGCTCGCGTTCCCGCTCGGACTCGTCTACTTCGTGCTGTTCGCAGTGGGGCTCTCGCTGGGTGTCGGGCTCGCGGTGGTCGTGGTCGGGGTCCCGCTGCTGGTCGGGATGCTCGGGCTCGCGACCGGGCTGGCGAGCGTCGAACGGTGGCTCGCGACGGTACTGCTCGGTATCGAGGTTCCGACCCGAGACCGGGAGTCGCCGGACTCGGTTCGGGGATGGCTACGGCGGCTGGTCGTGAGCCTCGGGCCCTGGAAGGCGGTGGTCTACCTCGTGACGAAGCTCTTCGTCGGGGTCGCGGCCTACACGGTCGTGATGTCGCTCTCGGTGACCGGGGTGAGCATGCTCGCGGTACCGCTGGTCTACAACCAGCCGGGTGTCTACGTCGGGGTCGTCAGCGACGCCCCCGTTCGCTATCACCCCGCGCTCTCGGTCGGCTGGGACCGTCTGCTGGTGGGGCTCGACGGAGTCGTGACGCTCTCGGCGTGGCGGATCGACACGCTCGCCGAGGCGCTCGCCGTCGCTGGCCTCGGGGTCGTGGTGGTCTGCTGTTCGCTCCACGTTCTCAACGCGCTGGCACAGCTCTCGGGCTGGTGGACACAGTTGCTACTCGGGACACGAGAAGGGGCCTGA
- the purQ gene encoding phosphoribosylformylglycinamidine synthase I produces the protein MTVAVIRFGGSNCDRDAVRALRDVGVDAEIVWYEDGLPEDVSGVVLPGGFSYGDYLRAGAMAGRDSVMVDVHAAAERGIPVLGVCNGAQVGCEAGLTPGAFTTNASARFQCEHVYLRVENADTPWTRGFDAGEVISLPIAHGEGRFEIADDRLDRLDDEDRILFRYCDADGEISSGSNPNGSKGAVAGVLGDSPSTAVLMPHPERATLPELGGTDGRTILAGFGA, from the coding sequence GTGACGGTCGCCGTGATCCGGTTCGGCGGCTCGAACTGCGACCGCGACGCCGTCCGCGCGCTCCGTGACGTGGGTGTCGACGCCGAGATCGTCTGGTACGAGGACGGCCTCCCCGAGGACGTCTCGGGGGTCGTGCTCCCCGGCGGGTTCTCCTACGGCGACTACCTCCGGGCTGGCGCGATGGCGGGCCGTGATTCGGTCATGGTGGACGTTCACGCCGCCGCCGAGCGCGGGATCCCGGTGCTCGGGGTCTGCAACGGGGCGCAGGTCGGCTGCGAGGCGGGGCTCACACCCGGCGCGTTCACCACCAACGCGAGCGCACGCTTCCAGTGCGAGCACGTGTATCTCCGTGTCGAGAACGCCGACACGCCGTGGACCCGCGGCTTCGACGCGGGCGAGGTTATCTCGCTCCCGATCGCCCACGGCGAGGGGCGCTTCGAGATCGCCGACGACCGCCTCGACCGGCTCGACGACGAGGACCGTATCCTCTTCCGGTACTGTGACGCCGACGGCGAGATCAGTTCGGGATCGAACCCCAACGGGTCGAAGGGCGCGGTGGCGGGCGTGCTTGGTGATTCGCCGAGTACTGCCGTCCTGATGCCCCACCCCGAGCGCGCGACCCTCCCCGAACTCGGCGGCACCGACGGGCGAACGATCCTCGCCGGGTTCGGTGCGTAG